The following coding sequences lie in one Bacteroides helcogenes P 36-108 genomic window:
- a CDS encoding SusC/RagA family TonB-linked outer membrane protein gives MKQKVTLMLLAIFLCCVLTVQAQTGSQVTGKVVDAMGELPGVSIVVKGTTNGTTTDLNGQFILRNVKPSDVLQFSFIGYKTQEVKAGNQKHFNITLAEDAQALDEVVVVGYQEVRKKDLTGSVSKVNMDDLLKTPAASFDQTLGGRIAGVNVSSGEGMPGSTMNITIRGNNSLTQDNTPLYIIDGFPVEDPAVAAAINPNDIASTDVLKDASATAIYGARGANGVIIITTKQGKVGRPQLTYDGSFGISTVSKKLDMMSAYDYVKLQSEVEPARASEKYFPLYEGHQWTPEDYRGTAQNNYQNEIFRTAWQQNHNIRLAGGSEGIRYNASLSYYDQEGILLNTDYQRLQARMNTLVKRGKLTVNFNTNFSRSIQNGASPSSSSYSGMNNLFYSVWGYRPVNYPGKPLSALLEDLIDDDVDASNDYRFNPIADLKNAYRKYYINNLQLNGYIEYEFIKGLKLKVSGGYTYDNRHTDTFNNSKTRYGGPTSTDKVNAEVVRQQRLTWLNENILTYQTNFRKKHFLNTMVGVTLQNSDYEFYSYRMKQIPNESLGMAGMGQGTFDKSASTLSSWSMLSYLGRINYNYKSKYYTTVSFRADGSSKFSKKNRYGYFPSGSLAWNFSEEGFMSSYKKWLSSGKLRLSWGLTGNNRIGEYDYLALLDMIKSHVTTGLPNTVYPFDNNNASVGVAPISLPNEDLKWETTEQWNLGIDLGFFNERITLTADIYRKTTRDLLLDATLPYSSGYLTAIKNIGKVRNDGLELTLNTINIDNKKFKWTTNANISFNKNKVLELSENQIGLLSTAKFDQNFNSQPNYIAKIGYPMGMIYGYIYEGTYKYGDFDKSGNTYSLKGNIPHYVSESNTQPGMPKYRDLNGDGIIDTNDRTMIGRGLPIHTGGFTNNFEYKGFDLSIFFQWSYGNDVLNANRLLFESGFQKKRELNQYASYANRWTPENPDSNIPAATNSSSNLVISSRVVEDASFLRLKTVTLGYNVPKNFLKKFRIDNARLYLAAQNLWTVTGYSGYDPEVSIREGGLTPGLDFSSYPRAFSVSFGINLGF, from the coding sequence ATGAAACAGAAAGTAACCTTGATGTTGCTGGCAATTTTTCTCTGTTGTGTTCTTACGGTACAGGCACAGACAGGAAGTCAAGTTACAGGTAAAGTTGTCGATGCCATGGGAGAACTCCCAGGTGTAAGCATTGTAGTGAAAGGCACTACCAACGGAACCACCACAGACTTGAACGGACAATTCATCTTACGGAATGTAAAACCTTCCGATGTGCTTCAGTTTTCTTTCATCGGTTATAAGACGCAAGAAGTAAAAGCAGGCAACCAAAAACATTTCAACATCACGCTGGCAGAAGACGCACAAGCACTGGATGAAGTCGTGGTAGTAGGTTATCAGGAAGTACGCAAGAAAGACCTGACCGGATCTGTATCAAAAGTGAATATGGACGATCTGCTGAAAACCCCTGCCGCTTCATTCGACCAGACTTTGGGAGGCCGCATTGCCGGCGTAAACGTGTCTTCGGGTGAAGGCATGCCAGGCAGTACAATGAACATCACCATCCGTGGCAATAATTCATTGACACAAGACAATACACCGCTTTATATCATTGACGGATTTCCGGTAGAAGATCCGGCCGTAGCAGCAGCAATCAATCCCAACGATATCGCTTCCACCGATGTACTGAAAGACGCCTCCGCTACAGCCATTTATGGAGCCCGAGGTGCTAACGGTGTCATCATCATCACCACCAAACAAGGAAAAGTGGGCAGACCTCAACTTACCTACGACGGCAGTTTCGGTATATCCACAGTATCTAAAAAACTGGACATGATGAGTGCTTACGATTATGTAAAGCTGCAAAGCGAGGTGGAACCTGCCAGAGCCTCCGAAAAATATTTTCCTCTATATGAAGGCCACCAATGGACACCGGAAGACTACCGCGGTACGGCACAGAACAATTACCAGAACGAGATTTTCCGTACAGCATGGCAACAAAACCATAACATACGCCTGGCGGGCGGATCGGAAGGCATACGATATAATGCATCCCTTTCCTATTATGATCAGGAAGGTATCTTACTGAATACTGACTACCAGCGCCTACAAGCCCGTATGAACACACTGGTCAAGCGTGGCAAACTGACTGTCAATTTCAACACAAACTTCTCACGTTCCATCCAAAACGGAGCTTCTCCTTCCTCCAGCTCTTATTCGGGCATGAACAACCTGTTTTACAGTGTATGGGGCTATCGTCCGGTAAATTATCCAGGAAAGCCATTGAGTGCCCTTCTCGAAGATCTTATAGATGATGACGTAGACGCCTCCAATGACTATCGCTTCAACCCGATTGCCGACTTGAAGAATGCCTACCGCAAGTATTACATCAACAACCTCCAATTGAACGGATATATCGAATACGAATTCATCAAAGGATTGAAATTAAAAGTTTCCGGAGGTTACACTTACGACAACCGCCATACAGATACTTTCAATAACTCAAAAACACGTTACGGTGGCCCTACCTCCACCGATAAAGTGAATGCGGAAGTCGTACGCCAACAACGCCTCACATGGCTGAACGAAAATATATTGACCTATCAGACCAACTTCCGGAAAAAGCATTTTCTGAATACGATGGTCGGCGTTACTTTACAAAACTCAGACTATGAGTTTTACTCATACCGCATGAAACAGATTCCTAATGAATCATTAGGCATGGCAGGCATGGGACAGGGCACTTTCGACAAGAGTGCTTCCACCTTGTCTTCTTGGTCTATGCTCTCCTATTTGGGCCGCATCAACTACAACTATAAGTCCAAATATTACACTACCGTATCATTCCGTGCCGACGGCTCCTCCAAGTTCAGCAAGAAAAACCGTTACGGTTACTTCCCCTCAGGCTCACTGGCGTGGAATTTCTCCGAGGAAGGCTTTATGTCCAGTTATAAAAAGTGGCTGTCAAGCGGAAAGCTCCGCTTAAGCTGGGGGCTTACGGGGAACAACCGTATCGGAGAATATGACTATTTGGCCTTATTAGACATGATCAAAAGCCATGTCACCACCGGACTGCCCAACACCGTTTATCCATTTGACAATAACAACGCCAGCGTAGGCGTGGCTCCCATATCATTACCCAACGAAGACTTGAAGTGGGAGACTACCGAACAATGGAACCTCGGAATCGACCTCGGATTCTTCAACGAACGCATCACTCTGACTGCCGATATCTACCGAAAAACTACCCGTGACTTATTGCTGGATGCAACTCTCCCCTATTCGTCAGGCTATCTGACCGCCATAAAGAATATCGGAAAAGTACGCAATGACGGTCTCGAACTTACATTGAATACAATCAACATAGATAACAAGAAGTTTAAATGGACAACTAACGCCAATATATCCTTCAACAAGAACAAAGTATTGGAACTGTCCGAAAACCAGATTGGACTGTTGAGTACAGCCAAGTTTGACCAGAATTTCAACAGCCAGCCCAATTATATTGCCAAAATAGGTTATCCCATGGGAATGATATATGGCTACATATATGAAGGTACTTATAAATATGGCGATTTTGACAAGTCCGGCAACACTTACTCTCTGAAAGGGAATATCCCCCACTATGTAAGTGAAAGCAATACCCAGCCAGGCATGCCCAAGTACAGAGATCTGAACGGCGACGGCATCATCGACACCAATGACCGTACCATGATCGGCCGTGGCTTGCCTATCCATACCGGTGGTTTTACCAACAACTTCGAGTACAAAGGCTTCGACCTGAGCATCTTTTTCCAATGGTCTTACGGTAACGATGTACTGAACGCCAACCGCTTATTATTTGAAAGTGGCTTCCAAAAGAAAAGGGAACTGAACCAGTATGCCAGCTACGCCAACCGCTGGACCCCTGAAAACCCGGACAGCAACATTCCGGCAGCTACTAATTCCAGTTCCAATCTCGTGATCTCCTCACGTGTGGTGGAAGACGCTTCATTCCTGCGTCTGAAAACCGTGACTTTGGGATATAACGTACCGAAAAACTTCCTGAAGAAATTCAGAATAGACAATGCACGCCTCTATCTGGCTGCACAAAATCTATGGACCGTCACTGGCTATTCCGGTTACGATCCTGAAGTATCCATACGCGAGGGCGGTCTCACTCCGGGACTTGATTTCTCGTCCTATCCGCGAGCTTTTTCCGTCAGTTTCGGTATTAATTTAGGTTTCTAA
- a CDS encoding RagB/SusD family nutrient uptake outer membrane protein → MKTLKTIILSFACLAVTSCDFLDKEPTKLTPGVYFNNTGEAASFLTSVYAPLASQNFYGNEYMFMVCGDDLSHFGGGRNPQSSGAIACNNANSSSPQFSNLWQTLYTGIDRANTFLENIDKANGISDQLRLQYKSEARFMRAYYYFTLVQGWGDVPFKTSSTNSVTGLDIPRTDKQTIYDFIITEMAECTEGLSTAAELGYKPGHVSKSTAWGILARVYLFRAGEHFRDKTPVNETANKEYFKQASNYARKVMGQGHDLADNYWDVFIDLCSNKYNSTGKNESIWEVEFAGDYTSEVRSEGRIGNLIGIKCPDQSSDQSLIDKQDPGFGYAYFWSTPKLYELYVNNKDINRMNWNIAPFEYIAAVSGKGVTGRQFEYGKMAEVKKQYWDISYSYGIGNMAKKTGDYEKPEAESEKNYSRACGKYRREYELYGSKKNKNYTSLNFPLLRYSDVLLMVAEAENEVNNQPTTIAYQCLNKVRVRAGISTYPEGSLGKEAFRQAVKDERVMELCFEYTRRYDLIRWGEYVKNMNELSSRAQQGANANWATGPNYSVYTYFQITDAYNYFPIPDSEMSVNNAITQNNPGW, encoded by the coding sequence ATGAAAACTTTAAAAACAATTATATTATCTTTCGCTTGTCTGGCAGTGACATCCTGTGATTTTCTGGACAAAGAGCCTACAAAGCTAACCCCCGGAGTTTATTTTAACAATACTGGAGAAGCTGCCTCTTTCCTGACATCCGTATATGCCCCTTTGGCTTCACAGAACTTCTATGGAAACGAATACATGTTCATGGTATGCGGTGATGACCTATCGCACTTTGGTGGCGGACGCAATCCCCAAAGCAGCGGTGCGATAGCCTGCAACAACGCCAATTCAAGTTCACCGCAATTCAGCAACCTTTGGCAAACCCTTTATACCGGAATCGACCGTGCCAATACATTCCTTGAAAATATAGACAAGGCTAACGGAATCTCTGACCAACTGCGCTTGCAATACAAATCCGAAGCTCGCTTTATGCGTGCCTACTACTACTTCACACTGGTACAAGGTTGGGGGGACGTTCCTTTCAAGACATCTTCAACCAACAGTGTGACTGGTCTGGACATCCCGCGCACAGACAAACAAACTATCTATGATTTCATCATTACGGAAATGGCCGAATGCACCGAAGGACTTAGTACAGCGGCCGAATTGGGCTATAAGCCGGGACACGTTTCCAAATCAACGGCATGGGGCATCCTGGCACGCGTATATTTGTTCAGAGCAGGTGAACACTTCCGTGACAAAACCCCAGTCAACGAAACAGCCAACAAGGAATACTTCAAGCAGGCAAGCAATTATGCCCGGAAAGTTATGGGACAGGGACACGACCTGGCTGATAACTACTGGGATGTATTCATAGACCTTTGTTCCAACAAATACAACAGTACCGGAAAAAACGAAAGCATCTGGGAAGTAGAGTTTGCGGGCGATTATACCTCCGAGGTGAGATCGGAAGGACGCATTGGCAACCTGATCGGCATCAAATGTCCGGACCAGTCAAGCGACCAGTCACTGATAGATAAACAAGACCCTGGTTTCGGTTACGCTTACTTTTGGTCAACACCGAAACTATATGAACTTTATGTGAACAACAAGGACATAAACCGCATGAACTGGAATATTGCTCCGTTCGAATACATTGCGGCGGTATCAGGAAAGGGAGTAACCGGACGCCAGTTTGAATACGGCAAAATGGCCGAAGTAAAGAAGCAATACTGGGACATATCTTATAGCTATGGTATAGGGAATATGGCTAAGAAAACCGGAGATTATGAAAAGCCAGAGGCCGAATCCGAAAAAAACTATTCCCGCGCCTGCGGCAAATACCGTAGAGAGTATGAACTCTACGGTTCAAAGAAGAACAAGAATTACACTTCTCTCAACTTTCCTTTGCTGCGCTACTCCGATGTCCTGCTAATGGTGGCCGAAGCCGAGAATGAAGTGAACAACCAGCCTACCACCATAGCTTACCAATGTCTCAATAAAGTGCGCGTACGCGCGGGTATCTCCACTTATCCGGAAGGCAGCCTCGGCAAAGAAGCCTTTCGTCAAGCCGTGAAAGATGAGCGTGTCATGGAACTTTGTTTCGAATACACACGCCGTTATGACTTAATCCGTTGGGGCGAATATGTGAAGAACATGAATGAATTGTCATCACGTGCACAGCAAGGTGCTAATGCCAACTGGGCGACAGGACCCAATTACAGCGTTTACACCTATTTCCAGATTACCGATGCATACAATTATTTCCCGATTCCAGATAGTGAAATGTCCGTAAATAACGCTATCACTCAGAATAATCCAGGCTGGTAA
- a CDS encoding DUF5017 domain-containing protein: MKLNKLLMAASIASLAFASCESEFTKDAELNVNVMTNESVNFDGQTITAKKRTPVEFLFSGNPDFLTFFSGENGKKYEYRERTTVDESEIESSTLKFTLTPQYGNPAGILTMYVSSSFPGIEKGNFTSDSILVEQHSWEVLIPPTDFPTTLKSKTYEIDMKSYIGKRIAIAICYKGQNKNVAQSKFTFSNMQIVNSMSNGQKTVFAAGSFGFTPVNMLNRHNLPDQKSMTANRAYGTVTNNTSGIWNAKDWNTFFIHSSNANTALKYSWLVSNLFVVNACSPDFGTGIKNVTQSLNSYRYAYNEPGTYTATFVGTNGNYKQEKSVIREYKVVVTE; encoded by the coding sequence ATGAAACTAAATAAACTTTTGATGGCTGCCAGCATAGCAAGCCTTGCTTTTGCTTCCTGCGAAAGCGAATTCACCAAAGATGCCGAGCTTAATGTGAATGTCATGACCAATGAAAGCGTTAACTTCGACGGTCAGACCATTACCGCTAAGAAAAGAACCCCGGTGGAGTTCCTTTTCAGCGGTAATCCTGATTTTCTTACTTTCTTCAGCGGTGAAAACGGAAAGAAATATGAATACAGGGAACGTACCACTGTTGATGAAAGTGAGATAGAAAGCTCCACCTTGAAGTTCACTCTCACTCCCCAGTACGGAAATCCTGCTGGCATACTGACAATGTATGTGTCAAGCAGTTTCCCCGGAATAGAAAAAGGAAATTTTACCTCCGACTCCATATTGGTAGAACAGCATTCTTGGGAAGTGCTTATTCCACCAACCGACTTCCCTACGACTCTCAAGAGTAAAACTTACGAAATCGACATGAAGTCCTACATAGGCAAAAGAATCGCAATAGCCATTTGCTACAAGGGACAAAACAAAAATGTGGCACAAAGCAAGTTCACATTCAGCAATATGCAGATAGTCAACAGTATGAGCAATGGACAAAAAACGGTATTCGCCGCCGGTTCATTTGGCTTTACACCCGTCAACATGCTGAACAGACACAATCTGCCCGACCAGAAAAGCATGACTGCCAACCGTGCCTACGGCACTGTCACCAACAATACTTCCGGAATATGGAATGCCAAAGACTGGAATACTTTCTTCATACATAGTTCCAATGCAAACACTGCCCTAAAGTACAGTTGGCTGGTATCCAACCTCTTTGTTGTAAACGCATGCTCCCCCGACTTCGGCACAGGTATAAAGAATGTCACTCAAAGCCTCAATTCCTATAGATATGCTTACAACGAACCCGGAACCTATACAGCCACTTTTGTGGGTACAAACGGAAACTACAAACAAGAGAAATCCGTGATACGCGAATACAAAGTGGTAGTAACAGAATGA
- a CDS encoding polysaccharide lyase family 8 super-sandwich domain-containing protein: protein MKSMNPSKLIIITAIFILSISAKAHASDFDIIYSRMYETYLAKNPSKTTIDGLIALMTSEGAFVNINYHTTDGSPRKHLQNLITMACAYQHPQNIYHHKKELKVAYLKGLRFWIETDHQAKNWWYRYIPYPKEMSAGVILMSKEIMPDKELFDKTMEYLRWSYKNAAPSHMTGANGADIIMGAFAASILTRNDAQMEEFKEKMTQLLTIQHVEGIQPDYLFGQHCGNGRQLYFTSYGKEFVNSMLSYLEFCKDTKYQSSGTELLQKLFINGVQWIFYSKQYDPNNAGRFISPDQYSSAIKALTERVYKLSKPETGKNIKLALQRIAGENSLEGNRMFWRFDYMVHRRTRYMTSSRMTSTRTVGNEAGNGDGEFNYYAANGVNYLFVTGKEYDRDFFKRFNNRQYPGITAEQDNDPLPVPNWGEGGGNGSIFAGGVSDSIYGACGMILNRRGLEARKSWFYFDNEFICLGVGIRTPGGKAEVFTTVNQCNRDGKVQYMQNGKKFILKEDKAQTNADWIIHGRTGYFNLLPGTEYLIACDTALFSLNISHGIRPQDGTYAYLVHPGLSNASEAMKYAKNIPVKILANTEKVQAVRHETLALTEAVFYQSGELKADNGDILSVDAPCTLLWDENEQKINIANPYCESMNPETVRVTLVRKGSPVTLSFTMPRQEMAGMSVSLRY, encoded by the coding sequence ATGAAATCAATGAATCCAAGCAAACTTATCATCATAACCGCCATATTTATTCTAAGCATAAGTGCAAAAGCACATGCCTCCGACTTCGATATCATATACTCACGCATGTACGAGACATATCTCGCCAAGAATCCCTCCAAAACAACCATAGACGGATTGATAGCACTCATGACTTCCGAAGGAGCCTTTGTGAACATCAACTACCACACTACCGACGGATCGCCCCGAAAACACCTACAAAACTTGATAACCATGGCCTGTGCCTACCAGCATCCACAGAACATATACCATCACAAGAAGGAGCTGAAAGTGGCCTATCTGAAAGGACTCAGATTTTGGATAGAAACCGACCATCAAGCCAAAAACTGGTGGTATCGATACATTCCTTATCCCAAAGAAATGTCTGCCGGAGTCATCCTTATGAGCAAGGAAATTATGCCGGACAAAGAACTTTTTGACAAAACGATGGAATACCTCCGTTGGAGCTACAAAAACGCAGCTCCCTCACACATGACGGGCGCCAATGGTGCAGACATCATCATGGGGGCTTTTGCAGCGAGTATCCTGACTCGGAATGATGCACAAATGGAGGAATTCAAAGAGAAAATGACACAGCTATTGACCATACAACATGTAGAAGGCATTCAGCCCGACTATCTTTTCGGACAGCACTGCGGAAACGGCCGCCAACTCTACTTCACCAGCTACGGAAAAGAGTTTGTCAACTCCATGCTCTCTTATCTGGAATTCTGCAAAGACACCAAATACCAAAGCTCCGGAACAGAACTGTTGCAGAAACTCTTTATAAACGGAGTGCAATGGATCTTCTATAGCAAACAATACGACCCGAACAACGCCGGCCGTTTCATCAGTCCCGACCAATACTCTTCCGCCATCAAGGCACTGACCGAAAGAGTTTACAAACTGAGCAAACCCGAAACCGGAAAAAACATCAAACTCGCCTTGCAACGCATTGCAGGTGAAAACAGCCTGGAAGGTAACCGCATGTTCTGGCGCTTCGACTACATGGTTCACCGCCGTACCCGATATATGACCAGTTCGCGCATGACTTCCACCCGCACCGTAGGCAATGAAGCCGGAAACGGTGACGGAGAGTTCAACTACTATGCGGCGAATGGTGTAAACTACCTCTTCGTTACCGGAAAAGAGTATGACCGCGACTTTTTCAAGCGCTTCAACAACCGCCAGTATCCCGGCATCACTGCCGAACAGGACAACGATCCCTTACCCGTGCCTAACTGGGGAGAAGGAGGAGGAAATGGCAGCATATTCGCCGGTGGCGTCAGCGACAGCATATACGGCGCATGTGGCATGATATTGAACCGCAGAGGTCTGGAAGCCCGAAAATCCTGGTTTTATTTCGACAATGAGTTTATATGTTTGGGCGTGGGCATCCGGACTCCCGGAGGCAAGGCCGAAGTATTTACCACCGTTAACCAATGTAACAGAGACGGCAAGGTGCAATACATGCAGAACGGCAAAAAATTCATCTTAAAAGAGGATAAGGCACAGACAAATGCAGACTGGATCATACATGGACGGACAGGTTACTTCAACCTGTTGCCTGGCACAGAATACCTGATTGCATGCGACACAGCACTATTCAGCCTGAACATCAGCCACGGTATTCGCCCACAAGACGGAACATACGCATATCTGGTGCATCCGGGACTATCAAATGCCTCTGAAGCCATGAAATATGCCAAGAACATCCCCGTCAAAATACTTGCCAATACAGAAAAGGTCCAAGCCGTCCGCCACGAAACGCTGGCTCTGACGGAAGCCGTATTCTATCAGTCCGGAGAACTGAAGGCAGATAACGGAGACATATTGTCGGTCGATGCTCCCTGCACACTTTTATGGGATGAGAATGAGCAGAAAATCAACATAGCCAATCCATATTGCGAATCCATGAATCCCGAAACCGTACGGGTCACCCTCGTCCGAAAAGGAAGCCCCGTCACCCTCTCATTCACAATGCCCCGGCAAGAAATGGCGGGAATGAGTGTTTCACTGAGATATTAA